One Acutalibacter muris DNA window includes the following coding sequences:
- a CDS encoding CPBP family intramembrane glutamic endopeptidase, translating into MSRRGKILAFIGVEYVLVAVCTLPLFLLEAEPMGPLMLVVSVVFMFLPALSALIVRRLSGDRSGLFLRPNIRGTRKQYLMAAFLPGALTMAGAALYFLLFPGDLDLTMGYMSELLALSGQAVEVPAATLPQLIGAGLLLTLIAPLVVVNHIAAFGEELGWRGYLLPLLIEGLGGRRAVLLDGVLWGIAHAPLVCFGLNYTGEYPGAPFTGILMMTVFATVSGIFMSYLTLRSGSIWPACIAHGAVNAVREAPLLICAAGYDALLGPKPSGLIGMAGFIIMGVLLMFRLEKRPGKSEGKNRWSAYCITEQQGED; encoded by the coding sequence ATGAGCAGGAGAGGTAAGATACTCGCCTTTATTGGCGTTGAGTACGTACTGGTGGCGGTGTGCACTCTGCCTCTTTTCCTGCTGGAGGCGGAGCCCATGGGTCCGCTTATGCTCGTTGTGTCTGTAGTATTCATGTTCCTTCCGGCCCTCTCGGCGCTGATAGTCCGGCGGCTCTCCGGGGACCGCTCCGGGCTTTTCCTACGGCCCAATATCAGAGGGACGAGAAAGCAGTACCTTATGGCGGCTTTTCTGCCCGGGGCGCTTACCATGGCAGGCGCGGCGCTGTACTTCCTGCTGTTCCCCGGGGACCTGGACCTGACTATGGGGTATATGTCCGAACTGCTGGCCCTTAGCGGCCAGGCGGTGGAGGTGCCCGCCGCGACCCTTCCCCAGCTGATAGGCGCGGGGCTGCTCCTGACGCTTATAGCGCCCCTGGTCGTAGTGAACCACATAGCTGCCTTCGGCGAGGAGCTGGGCTGGCGGGGGTATCTTCTGCCCCTGCTCATAGAGGGCCTTGGGGGGAGAAGGGCGGTCCTGCTGGACGGCGTTTTGTGGGGCATAGCCCACGCGCCGCTGGTATGCTTCGGGCTTAACTATACCGGGGAATACCCCGGCGCACCCTTTACCGGCATACTGATGATGACGGTCTTTGCCACGGTCTCGGGAATATTCATGTCGTACCTTACACTGCGCTCGGGGAGCATATGGCCCGCCTGTATCGCCCACGGCGCGGTCAACGCCGTAAGGGAGGCCCCGCTGCTTATCTGCGCGGCGGGGTATGACGCCCTGTTGGGGCCAAAGCCCTCGGGGCTTATCGGTATGGCGGGGTTTATTATTATGGGGGTTCTGCTTATGTTTAGGCTGGAGAAGCGTCCCGGAAAAAGCGAAGGAAAGAACAGGTGGTCAGCATACTGTATCACGGAACAACAAGGGGAGGACTAA
- a CDS encoding carbohydrate kinase family protein has product MPDIVTTGELLIDFTPVKAPGTENAVCPNPGGAPGNVAVQLARLGVPAGFIGKVGDDSFGRSLKSCLEENGVDVGGVVVDENVRTTLAFVHLDKEGDRSFTFYRDPGADTQLREDEVDKSALEECKALHFGSLSLTTEPSRTTTLNLVKEARAMGRMISYDPNWRPALWRDAEKGVQAMGLGLELCHVLKISEEELALLTGTDSIAEGARALHEKGVALAIVTLGPDGCVSSLKGQLRHHPTYDVKVVDTTGSGDSFWGAFLSQLIQNGYDAPEKLPSLSQEELAGFCRFANAAGSMCASKPGGIPAIAGREDILRCMEETDILETDFRLI; this is encoded by the coding sequence ATGCCTGACATCGTAACCACAGGAGAGCTCCTTATCGACTTCACCCCGGTAAAGGCCCCGGGGACGGAGAACGCTGTCTGTCCAAATCCCGGCGGCGCGCCGGGGAACGTGGCCGTCCAGCTGGCAAGGCTGGGGGTCCCGGCGGGATTTATCGGCAAGGTGGGCGACGACAGCTTCGGGCGCAGCTTAAAGAGCTGCCTTGAGGAAAACGGCGTGGACGTAGGCGGCGTGGTGGTGGACGAAAATGTGCGCACCACCCTGGCCTTTGTGCACCTGGACAAGGAGGGCGACCGCAGCTTCACCTTCTACCGGGACCCGGGGGCCGACACCCAGCTTCGAGAGGACGAGGTGGATAAGTCCGCATTAGAGGAGTGCAAGGCGCTGCACTTCGGCTCCCTCTCCCTTACCACCGAGCCCAGCAGGACCACCACTCTGAACCTGGTGAAGGAGGCCCGGGCCATGGGCAGGATGATCTCCTATGACCCCAACTGGCGGCCGGCCCTCTGGAGGGACGCGGAGAAGGGGGTACAGGCCATGGGGTTGGGCCTTGAGCTCTGCCATGTGTTGAAGATATCCGAGGAGGAGCTGGCGCTGCTTACCGGCACGGACAGCATTGCCGAGGGCGCAAGGGCTCTGCACGAAAAGGGCGTGGCCTTGGCCATAGTGACCCTGGGCCCGGACGGCTGCGTGTCCTCGTTAAAGGGGCAGCTGCGGCATCACCCCACCTACGACGTGAAGGTGGTGGACACCACCGGCTCCGGTGACAGCTTCTGGGGGGCTTTCCTGTCCCAGCTGATACAGAACGGCTATGACGCGCCGGAAAAGCTCCCGTCCCTTTCCCAGGAGGAGCTTGCGGGTTTCTGCCGCTTCGCCAACGCCGCCGGGTCCATGTGCGCCTCAAAGCCCGGGGGGATTCCGGCCATCGCCGGACGTGAGGACATACTGCGGTGTATGGAGGAAACAGATATACTGGAGACGGATTTCAGGCTGATATAA
- a CDS encoding glycoside hydrolase family 32 protein, which translates to MSTKAPRDFRPALHYTPKKGWINDPNGLVYARGKYHLFAQYGPEPHWGDIHWSHAESPDLLHWRDLPNAIAPDGLGMAFSGSAVYDEENVSGLGTPDNPPIIAMYTSHGEQEQQSIAYSLDGESFIKYPGNPVIHNTKKPDFRDPKVFKNPKGGWTVVLAAGDHVEFYGSEDLLHWQKTGSFGPDGNYSKGVWECPDLFPLTLGGREVWVLLVSMGACPENLGSRTQYFLGNFDGETFTCDGSFNKPEFIDSGFDNYAGVTFFGTQERVLMGWAANWVYAGDLPTGEFCGQMTLPRTLSLVDTPLGGPRLSCAPVSDKLFGAPVPIDGSLPGEVFKLTVSGEGAADITLSKGGGEAFSFGVDSSGEVYIDRSRAGLRSFNADFAKPEYGRISAPRFFTGPWTLELTFDRSICELFADRGTRVFTQLLYPSEPYRHIDLAGNAKAEISLMI; encoded by the coding sequence ATGAGCACCAAAGCCCCCCGGGACTTCCGTCCCGCACTGCACTATACCCCGAAAAAGGGCTGGATAAACGATCCCAACGGCCTGGTATACGCCAGAGGGAAGTACCACCTTTTCGCCCAGTACGGCCCAGAGCCCCATTGGGGCGATATACACTGGTCCCACGCCGAGAGCCCGGACCTTCTCCACTGGCGGGACCTGCCCAACGCCATAGCCCCGGACGGGCTGGGCATGGCCTTTTCCGGCAGCGCCGTGTATGACGAAGAGAACGTCTCTGGGCTGGGCACGCCCGATAACCCGCCCATAATCGCCATGTACACCTCCCACGGGGAGCAGGAACAGCAGAGCATAGCCTACAGCCTGGACGGCGAAAGTTTTATAAAGTACCCGGGGAACCCGGTGATACATAATACCAAAAAGCCCGACTTTAGGGACCCGAAGGTATTTAAAAATCCCAAAGGCGGCTGGACCGTTGTGCTGGCCGCGGGGGACCACGTGGAGTTTTACGGCTCAGAGGACCTTCTCCACTGGCAAAAGACCGGCAGCTTCGGGCCGGACGGTAACTACTCTAAAGGCGTATGGGAGTGCCCGGACCTGTTCCCCCTTACCCTTGGGGGCAGAGAGGTCTGGGTGCTGCTGGTAAGCATGGGAGCCTGTCCGGAGAACCTGGGCAGCCGCACCCAGTATTTCCTGGGTAACTTTGACGGGGAGACCTTCACCTGCGACGGCAGCTTTAATAAACCGGAGTTTATCGACAGCGGCTTTGACAACTACGCCGGAGTCACCTTCTTCGGCACACAGGAGCGCGTACTCATGGGCTGGGCGGCAAACTGGGTCTACGCGGGGGACCTGCCCACCGGAGAGTTCTGCGGCCAGATGACCCTGCCCCGGACCCTCTCCCTTGTGGACACGCCCCTGGGCGGGCCCAGGCTCTCCTGCGCCCCGGTAAGCGACAAGCTGTTCGGCGCGCCCGTCCCCATAGACGGCAGCCTGCCCGGCGAGGTGTTCAAACTGACGGTCTCCGGGGAGGGGGCGGCTGATATAACCCTGTCAAAGGGCGGGGGCGAGGCCTTCAGCTTCGGCGTAGACAGCAGCGGAGAGGTATATATAGACAGGAGCCGGGCGGGGCTCAGAAGCTTCAACGCCGACTTCGCAAAGCCCGAGTACGGCCGGATATCCGCTCCCCGCTTCTTCACCGGGCCCTGGACCCTGGAGCTGACCTTCGACCGTTCCATATGCGAGCTCTTTGCCGACAGGGGCACAAGGGTCTTCACCCAGCTCCTTTATCCGTCGGAGCCCTATAGGCACATTGACCTTGCGGGGAACGCAAAGGCTGAGATAAGCCTAATGATATAA
- a CDS encoding DUF6106 family protein, whose protein sequence is MNDVFVERMVKKKFETTDMLVILGVILGIIVLSLVGIYVGFFMLMFPMLSLLIMAGAVFGGYKLISMRMLEYEYSITNGFVTVDKIMNRATRKRMTSFECSTCEDIGVYQEAEARLRTRSFDSRVFATQFADRRDSWFMIVRSGKTGKTLVVFDPDEDMQEAVKKFIPRSLKFEKFGRG, encoded by the coding sequence ATGAATGACGTTTTCGTTGAACGGATGGTAAAGAAAAAGTTTGAGACCACGGATATGCTGGTGATCCTGGGGGTTATCCTGGGCATAATCGTGCTCAGCCTTGTGGGGATATATGTGGGGTTCTTCATGCTGATGTTTCCCATGCTCTCCCTGCTGATAATGGCCGGGGCCGTGTTCGGCGGGTATAAGCTTATCTCCATGCGGATGCTGGAATATGAATACAGCATTACAAACGGCTTTGTCACCGTGGACAAGATAATGAACCGGGCCACAAGAAAGCGTATGACCTCCTTCGAGTGCAGCACCTGTGAGGACATCGGGGTATACCAGGAGGCCGAGGCGCGGCTTCGGACCCGCTCCTTTGACAGCAGGGTATTCGCCACCCAGTTCGCGGACCGCCGGGATTCATGGTTCATGATAGTGCGCAGCGGCAAGACCGGGAAGACTCTGGTGGTTTTCGACCCGGACGAGGATATGCAGGAGGCTGTCAAGAAGTTTATCCCGCGCTCCTTAAAGTTTGAGAAGTTCGGCCGGGGATGA